AGCCTTGCTCACGCGGTTGTTGATGTCCACGCTGGCCAGGTCCAGGTTCGTCCCCACCTTGAAGGTGCAGGTCAGCGCATAGCTCCCGTCGCTGGCGCACTTGGAGGAGAAGTAGATCATGTTCTCGGCGCCGTTGACCTCCTGCTCCACCGGGGTGGCGATGGATTCCTCCACAGTCTCGGCGCTGGCGCCGGGGTAGTAAATGTTGACCAGAACCGTGGGCGGGGAAATCTGGGGGAACTGAGCCACCGGCAGCGTCATCAGACTCATGGCGCCGGCGATCACGATCACCAGCGCGATGACGATGGCGAAGACGGGGCGGTGGATAAAGAACTTGGCCATCAGTGCGCCCCCTGCTCCTCCGTCAGCGGCTTGTCCGTCGGCGCGACGGTCATGCCGGGTTTGACCTTGAGCTGGCCCTCGACGATCACCCGTTCGCCCGCCCGCAGACCGTCCGCGACGATGAACCGGTTCCCGGAGCGTCCGCCCAGCACCACAGTGCGCAGGGCCACCTTGTTGTCCGGGCCCACCACGTAAACCGTCTGGGCGCTCTGCAACTCCATCACCGCCCGCTGCGGGATCAGGATCGCGTTCTCCTTGCGGTCAACGGCCAGTCGCACCCGGCCGAACATGCCTGGCCGCAGGTGATACTCCGGATTGCGGAATTCGCACACCATGGCCAGGGTGCCGGTCTTGGGGTCCACCTGGCGTTCGGCAATGATGAACCGCCCCTTGTGGGTGTGAATGCTCCCGTCGGCTAGGACCAATTCGATAAGCTGCCGCTCGCTTTCCTTGACCTCCCGCTGAACCCGCCGCATGAGGTAGAGCCAGTCGGTCTCGCTCACAGCGAAGGTGACCCGCAGGGGATCCAGGGCCGACACGGTGGCGAGCAGCGTGGCCTCGCCCCGCCCCACGAGGTTGCCCGGCGCCACCTGCCGGCGGCCGATCAGGCCGGTGACGGGCGACCGGATGGAGCAGTAGCCCAGGTTCAGCTCGGCCCGCTGGATCTGGGCCTCGGCGGACAGCACAGCAGCTTTGGCCTCGTCGATGGAAACCTTCTGGTTCAGCACCGTTGTGTCGTAACTGGCCTGCTTGGCGGTCACGTCGGCTTCGGCCACCAGCCGGCTGGCCACCGCGTCGTCGTAATCCTGCTGGGGCACCGCCTGCTGCTCAGCCAGCGGCTTGAGCCGGTTGACATCCTGGTTGGCCTTGGCCAGGCGCGCCCGGGCCTGATCCAGCGTGGCCTGGGCCTGCAGGACCGTCACCTTGTCGGTGGCGAACATCAGGTCGGCTTTGGCCTTGGCCAGCGTCGCCTGGGCTGACTGGAGGTCAGCCGCGTACTGGCGGGGATCCAGCGAGAAGAGCAGGTCGCCGGCGTGGACCAGGCGGCCTTCCTGGAAGTGCTGCTTCTGGAGGTAGGCCTCCACGCGGGCGCGGATGTCCACGCTCTCGCTGGCGTCCACCGTGGCCACGTACTCGTTGTAGATGGGAACGGTCTCCTGGGTCGCCGCCGCCACAACCACCGGCATCGCCGGCTGCGCCGTCGCGCCCGGCTGCGCCCCGCGGTCGCCGCAGGCGCCGGGAAGGAGGAGGGCCAGGCTGGCCAGAATCAGCACGGCGGTCCGCCGCGCCGAAGGACTTCGCCACCAAGAGACTGGGCTGGACATGGCAGAGCTCCTTCACGAATCAGTCTGTGGATAGCACACGATAAATGGACTGTAAGCCAGTCGCGGGGGTAAAGTCAATCGCCGGGGTGGCTTACAAGTCGGGATTGGGTTCGCAGACTCGTAAACGAGTTGTTTGAATATTTGAACGTAGGAAGGTTCACAGGTTCACAAGTTCACAGGTTCACAGGTTCACAGGTTCACAAGTTCACAAATTCCCACGTTCGCCTATTCGTGGACAGTTGATCGTCGATGGCTGCTCCGTCTCCCATCTGTCGTCTCCCATCTGTCGTCTCCCATCTGTCGTCTCCCATCTGTCGTCTCCCATTGATCGTCTCCCGTCTCCCGATTCACCGATTCACCACTCTTAAATGCAAAATGAAATATGATCAAAGACCAATGAAAAATGAATGATCGTCTTTGTGCCCTTCGTGCCTCCGTGGTGGACCCCGCCCCCGGGTCACCGAGCCTCTAGCCTCGAATCTCGAGCCTCGCCTAGAAGTAGTAATTCACTCCCCACGCCAGGACGGAGTGGCGCAGCGACGAGCCGTCGGTGGCCCGACTCCCCTCGATCTTGATCTCGGCGTTGACATCCAAGGTCTGGTTGAAATGGAACGTGACGCTGCCCAGCCCGTTGAGCCGGCGGTACTCGCCCGGGTGCCCGCCCGTCGACCACAGGTAGTTGAACCCGCCGCCGAAGGACCACTTCGGCCCCACGTCATACTGCGAGTACAGCTCCACGCCGCGTCCGTTGAAATACACGCCCTGGTCGTCCACCTCGTGGTTGAGGCTGGCGGCGTAGTCGGCGGCCAACTGGAAGTGGCCGCGCGCCCACCGACCGCCCACGATGAACGCCTGGTCGCCCTTCTTGGGCTGGTTCGGCTCGGGCTTGTCGACGCCGTCCCGGACCTTGTTGAAGGCCGCCGCCACGGTGAATGAAGGGGTGACGTCGAGGCCGGCCATGAAGCCGTACGTGTCGGCGTACCTCACGTTCTCGCCGGTGCGCGCCCGGTTCTGGACCTGGGCGCCCACATGCACGGGCCCGAGGCGGTGGCGGTACTGGAACGCCTTCTCCGACCGGCCCGTGCCGGCGATGCCGCCGTCACCGGTGCCGAACGCGCCCGAGGCCTCGCTGCCGAACGTGAAGAACATGTCGGTGAGGCCGGCCACGTCGTAGTACGGCGAGTACTGCTTGCCCCAGGTGAACGTGCCGACAGGTGTCTCCACGCCCACGCGGCCGATGCGGGACTTCACCGCCTGCGACCCTTCGCCATAGGCGCCGCCGGAGTCGCCGCCGGTCACCAGTTCCGGGTTCTGGTTCACCACGTTCACGCCAAGCTCGAGCTGGCCGAAGAACGCGTATCCGTCGGCCAGCGGCACGCGGCCGTTGAGGCCCAGCCGGGAGAACCGGTCGGCGATTTCCGTCTGCCCGTTGGAGGCAACGCCGGCGCGCACCCGGAGGCTGCCGTACCAGTCCAGTGAGGGCCGCGTCGGATCCGGGCCCGCGGGCCGGTCTCCCGCCAGCACAGATGGGCCGGCCGTCGCTGCCGCCGCCGCGTCCGCCGCCACGCCGGGTGCCGGCGCCGCAGCGACCGGGGCAGGCGCTGCCGGTAGCCCGGCCTCCAGGGCGCCGATCCGCTGGTCCGCCTCGGCCAGCAGGCGGCGCAACGCGTCGATCTCGCTCTGCCGCGCCGCGTCACCCTGCTTCACCAGGGCGTCCAGCCGGGCCTGCAGCACGGCCAGAGTCCCCTGCAGCTCCTGGAGCTGGGTGCCGGCGGCTGGTTCCGCCGCCGGCGCCGCCGACAGCATGCCAAATATCGCCACCAACAGGAACAGCCGTAGTCCTTTCATCGGATATCGTCCTTTTGGCCTGGAATCAATGACCCGCCCGACACGGCGCCGGCTCGATCCGACCCGGCTTTACCGGGCAACCGGACGGCGACGGACTCACCCCGTGAGGAAAGACGGCGCGTGCCTCACGCGTCCATCCGGCGCCGGCCCGCCCACAGGAACACCCCGCCGATCACCATCATGACCAGCCCCCACCAGAAAGACGGGTGGTACTGGGCCAGCACCTTCGGCGCCGCCGGCGGCTGGGCGAACTGCCAGGCGCCCGCAGCGGTGACGACGGCGCCCATGACCAGCAGCATCAGTCCGACGAAAAACCAGATGGATCGCATGGGCCGCCTCCTCACCAGAAGTACACGTTCAGGGCCACCAGCAGCGCCAGAGCCACCACGCCCCAGAACTCCGGCCGCTTCAGCCAGGGCACGGGGGCTTCGGCCGCTCCGGCGCTGAGCCCCTTGACCAGGCCCGCCAGCTCCTCGCGCGGCTTGCGCACCGTGAACAGGCTCACGGCGACGGTCACGCCGAAACAGATGAGCCAGGCCCACCACGCCCGCCAGAAGTTGGCGGCCATGTCGCTGTATGGCCGCGTCAGAGTGATGCATGCGGCGTCAAACCACTGGAACTTCACCCCCAAGTACATGAGCACCGAGGAGGCCATCCCCGTCACCAGGCCCCAGAAGGCGCCGTTCGGGGTGATCCACCAGACGAACATTCCCAGCAGCATCGTGGCGAAGAGCGGCGCGTTGACCCAGGAGAAGATCGCCTGCATGTAGTCCATGATGCTGGGGAAGCTCTTGGCCCAGTATGCGGTGACGATGCTGAGCAGAATTCCCGCCACCGTGCTCACTCGCCCCATCCAGAGCAGGTGCCGGGGCGAGGCGCCGCGGTTGAGGACCGAGTGGTAGATGTCGTAGGTCCACACCGTGTTGAAGGCGCTGATGTTCCCCGCCTGCCCCGCCATGAAACCGGCCAGCAGGGCGGTCACGCCGAGACCCATGAGCCCGGCCGGGTAGTAGCGGGCGATCAGCAGCGGCAGGGCCGAGTCGTAGTTGACCTGCCCTTTGTCCACCAGCAGCTGGAAGCCGCTTCCCGCGTCGCGCGACAGCACGATGGCCACCAGCCCGGTGATGATGACCAGGAACGGCAGCGCCATCTTGAAGAACGAGGCCAGGATGGGCGTCATCCGGGCCGCGCGGAGGTCGCGGGCCGAGAATGCCCGCTGCACCACCAGGAAGTCGGTGGTCCAGTAGCCGAATGACAGCACAAAGCCCAGACCCAGCACGATGCCGGCCCAGGTGATCATCATGCCGTTGGCGGCCGGGTCGGCCGAGTTGGACCAGAGCGCGGCGAACGCCGGCGGCACACGGCGCAGCACCTCGTCCACGCCGCCGATCTCCACGATGCCCAGGATCGACACCAGGAACAGCCCGAACCAGATGAGAAAGAACTGGATGATCTCGGTGAAGATGGCCGACATCAGGCCGCTCAGGGTGACGTACGCCGCCACCGTTACCGCCGAAGCCCACATGCTGGCGTCCCAGTTCCAGCCGAGGAAGGTGTGGAGGACCAGCGCCATGGCGTACAGGTTGATCCCCGACACCAGGATGGTCATCACGCCGAAGGCGATGCCGTTGAGCACCCGCGTCTTCTCGTCGAAGCGGAGCTTCAGGTAGCCGGGGATCGACTTGATCCGGCTGCTGTAGTAGAACGGCATCATGTAGATCCCGAGGAAAACCATGGCCGGGATGGCGCCGATCCAGTAGAAGTGGGCCACATACATCCCGTACTTGAACGTGTTGCCCGTCATCCCCAACAGCTCCAGCGCGCCCAGGTTGGCCGACAGGAACGCCAGCCCCGCGACCCACGAGGAATTGCGCCGCCCCGCCAGGAAGAAGTCCTCCTCGCTCCGGGTGTAGCGCTTCAGGTAGATACCCAGGCCGACGACGAATACGAAATAGATCGCGATGATGAGCCAGTCGAAGACGGTCAGGCCGATGGCTTGCTGCATGCGGGTCTCCTTTCCGGATCGGTGGACGGGATCACGGGCTCAGCGCTCCGGGGCGTCGACGACTGTCTCGAGCTGCGGCAGTTCCTGGCCGGTCTGGAGGTCGCGGAGCAGGATGGCCGG
This genomic window from Acidobacteriota bacterium contains:
- a CDS encoding efflux RND transporter periplasmic adaptor subunit, which produces MSSPVSWWRSPSARRTAVLILASLALLLPGACGDRGAQPGATAQPAMPVVVAAATQETVPIYNEYVATVDASESVDIRARVEAYLQKQHFQEGRLVHAGDLLFSLDPRQYAADLQSAQATLAKAKADLMFATDKVTVLQAQATLDQARARLAKANQDVNRLKPLAEQQAVPQQDYDDAVASRLVAEADVTAKQASYDTTVLNQKVSIDEAKAAVLSAEAQIQRAELNLGYCSIRSPVTGLIGRRQVAPGNLVGRGEATLLATVSALDPLRVTFAVSETDWLYLMRRVQREVKESERQLIELVLADGSIHTHKGRFIIAERQVDPKTGTLAMVCEFRNPEYHLRPGMFGRVRLAVDRKENAILIPQRAVMELQSAQTVYVVGPDNKVALRTVVLGGRSGNRFIVADGLRAGERVIVEGQLKVKPGMTVAPTDKPLTEEQGAH
- a CDS encoding porin, with the protein product MKGLRLFLLVAIFGMLSAAPAAEPAAGTQLQELQGTLAVLQARLDALVKQGDAARQSEIDALRRLLAEADQRIGALEAGLPAAPAPVAAAPAPGVAADAAAAATAGPSVLAGDRPAGPDPTRPSLDWYGSLRVRAGVASNGQTEIADRFSRLGLNGRVPLADGYAFFGQLELGVNVVNQNPELVTGGDSGGAYGEGSQAVKSRIGRVGVETPVGTFTWGKQYSPYYDVAGLTDMFFTFGSEASGAFGTGDGGIAGTGRSEKAFQYRHRLGPVHVGAQVQNRARTGENVRYADTYGFMAGLDVTPSFTVAAAFNKVRDGVDKPEPNQPKKGDQAFIVGGRWARGHFQLAADYAASLNHEVDDQGVYFNGRGVELYSQYDVGPKWSFGGGFNYLWSTGGHPGEYRRLNGLGSVTFHFNQTLDVNAEIKIEGSRATDGSSLRHSVLAWGVNYYF
- a CDS encoding sodium:solute symporter family protein, which translates into the protein MQQAIGLTVFDWLIIAIYFVFVVGLGIYLKRYTRSEEDFFLAGRRNSSWVAGLAFLSANLGALELLGMTGNTFKYGMYVAHFYWIGAIPAMVFLGIYMMPFYYSSRIKSIPGYLKLRFDEKTRVLNGIAFGVMTILVSGINLYAMALVLHTFLGWNWDASMWASAVTVAAYVTLSGLMSAIFTEIIQFFLIWFGLFLVSILGIVEIGGVDEVLRRVPPAFAALWSNSADPAANGMMITWAGIVLGLGFVLSFGYWTTDFLVVQRAFSARDLRAARMTPILASFFKMALPFLVIITGLVAIVLSRDAGSGFQLLVDKGQVNYDSALPLLIARYYPAGLMGLGVTALLAGFMAGQAGNISAFNTVWTYDIYHSVLNRGASPRHLLWMGRVSTVAGILLSIVTAYWAKSFPSIMDYMQAIFSWVNAPLFATMLLGMFVWWITPNGAFWGLVTGMASSVLMYLGVKFQWFDAACITLTRPYSDMAANFWRAWWAWLICFGVTVAVSLFTVRKPREELAGLVKGLSAGAAEAPVPWLKRPEFWGVVALALLVALNVYFW